Proteins found in one Limnohabitans sp. TEGF004 genomic segment:
- a CDS encoding DUF3237 domain-containing protein: protein MLHLPTPELKFFADLSVEVAKPIEVGKTIHGTRRLISILGGSVQGDGWTARVLPGGADFQLIVNAQMAELDARYALETDAGDVIYVQNNAIRTASPEVMAKLIKGEVVSPEAVYFRCTPRFETASPALSWISERLFIGTGARHPDRVVMRFFEVC from the coding sequence ATGCTCCATTTACCCACACCTGAACTTAAATTTTTCGCCGATCTCTCGGTCGAAGTTGCCAAGCCCATTGAAGTGGGCAAAACCATTCACGGCACGCGTCGACTTATCTCCATCCTTGGCGGCTCGGTCCAAGGCGATGGCTGGACCGCACGCGTGCTGCCAGGTGGTGCAGATTTCCAGCTGATCGTGAATGCGCAAATGGCCGAGCTAGACGCACGCTATGCGCTAGAGACAGACGCTGGTGATGTGATTTATGTACAAAACAACGCCATTCGCACCGCCTCACCCGAGGTGATGGCCAAGCTCATCAAAGGCGAAGTCGTCAGCCCTGAAGCGGTTTACTTCCGTTGCACACCGCGCTTTGAAACCGCATCCCCTGCCCTGTCGTGGATCAGCGAACGTTTGTTCATTGGCACAGGGGCAAGGCATCCAGACCGCGTGGTCATGCGCTTCTTTGAAGTCTGCTGA
- a CDS encoding LuxR C-terminal-related transcriptional regulator, whose amino-acid sequence MRQWNLQSPSAHVHALDGLIGLMGQPNFEAQFLSHLQDVVPAASYSIYRTGRQCVPTRFMSASWGVADTTQACWSAYLSGPQKNDQTLAAPVMESGNAMLCHITDKEIPAQHKALVYEPHGMKERLSVIQQEAASVFAINFYRHVHQRPFTDAHLSDLASLAPVLLTLVQKQITLSLPQAVSTARDVNHWLTKLSAYNPTLTEREVDVCARLLTGMTQDGIASDLGLSLATVKTYRNRAFARLGIHFKNQLFSLFLH is encoded by the coding sequence ATGCGTCAATGGAATTTGCAATCGCCATCTGCGCATGTCCATGCGTTGGATGGTTTGATTGGGTTGATGGGTCAACCAAACTTTGAAGCCCAATTTCTATCGCACCTGCAAGACGTGGTGCCAGCTGCGTCGTACTCCATTTACAGAACAGGTCGCCAGTGCGTGCCCACCCGTTTCATGTCGGCGAGTTGGGGTGTGGCCGATACAACCCAAGCCTGTTGGAGCGCCTATTTGTCTGGTCCGCAAAAAAATGACCAGACTTTGGCTGCACCAGTGATGGAGAGTGGCAACGCCATGTTGTGCCACATCACCGACAAAGAGATTCCTGCTCAACACAAGGCGCTGGTGTATGAACCGCATGGCATGAAAGAGCGCTTGTCGGTCATTCAACAAGAAGCAGCTTCTGTGTTTGCAATTAACTTTTACCGCCATGTGCATCAGCGTCCCTTCACAGATGCGCATTTGTCAGACTTGGCTTCATTAGCGCCGGTGCTGCTCACGCTGGTACAAAAGCAAATTACGCTGTCGTTGCCGCAGGCCGTAAGTACTGCGCGTGATGTGAATCATTGGCTAACCAAGCTAAGTGCCTACAACCCAACATTGACCGAGCGCGAAGTCGATGTGTGCGCGCGTTTGCTCACGGGCATGACGCAAGACGGCATTGCCAGCGATTTAGGCTTGTCTTTGGCGACGGTTAAAACCTATCGCAACCGAGCTTTTGCACGGCTGGGGATTCACTTTAAGAATCAACTCTTTTCGCTGTTTTTGCATTGA
- the gcvH gene encoding glycine cleavage system protein GcvH yields MNKYHAEHTWVRIEGDTALVGITQHAQDTLGDIVFVDFAEVGKTFAQGTVAGVVESVKAAADVHMPVSVEILEHNEALRADPSLANSDPEGGGWFYKVKLRTPTELDGLMDAAAYQAIAD; encoded by the coding sequence ATGAACAAATATCACGCAGAACACACTTGGGTGCGCATCGAAGGCGACACCGCTTTGGTGGGCATCACCCAGCACGCACAAGACACGCTGGGCGACATCGTGTTTGTTGACTTCGCCGAAGTCGGCAAAACCTTTGCACAAGGCACCGTGGCCGGAGTGGTTGAATCGGTCAAAGCCGCCGCCGACGTGCACATGCCCGTGAGTGTGGAAATCCTCGAACACAACGAAGCCCTGCGCGCTGACCCATCGCTGGCCAACAGCGACCCTGAAGGTGGGGGTTGGTTTTACAAGGTCAAGCTCAGGACACCTACCGAGTTGGACGGGTTGATGGATGCTGCGGCTTATCAGGCGATCGCCGATTAA
- a CDS encoding electron transfer flavoprotein-ubiquinone oxidoreductase — MTQEEILAQFGPREAMEYDVVVIGGGPGGLATAIRIKQLAAEKGNDVSVVVLEKGSEPGAHILSGAVMDPKAMTELIPNWKELGCPINQEVTGDDVLFLSETGTKRTPDWLLPRNFHNDGCYVVSLSNVVKWMAAHAESIGVEIFPGFTAAEVLYNDDGSVKGVATGNLGVGKDGEPTDNFQLGMELHAKYTIFAEGARGHLGKQVIAKYNLAEGRDPQSYAIGIKELWEVDPSKAKPGLVVHTSGWPMQDDAFGGGFLYHLEDNKVTLGFVLGLDYKNPWLSPFEEMQRWKTHPAIAAHLEGAKRIGYGARAINNGTPQALPKTVFPGGALIGCDAGYLNAARIKGSHAAIKSGMLAADAAYEAVSAGRANDELSAYPAAFEKSWLSKELNQYRNFKLWFKKGMLVGTVMTGIEQWLLPKLGINTPPWTLHGNKPDHVSLEPAAQHAQINYPKPDGKLTFDRLSSVFISNTNHEENQPAHLTLKDASVPVNINLATYAGPESRYCPAGVYEYVKNDDNTDRLQINAQNCVHCKTCDIKDPTQNIVWVTPEGGGGPNYSGM; from the coding sequence ATGACACAAGAAGAAATCCTCGCCCAGTTCGGCCCACGTGAAGCCATGGAATACGACGTGGTCGTGATTGGTGGCGGCCCCGGTGGTTTGGCCACGGCCATCCGCATCAAACAGCTCGCGGCTGAAAAAGGCAACGACGTGTCCGTCGTCGTGCTGGAAAAAGGTTCTGAGCCCGGCGCGCACATCTTGTCAGGTGCGGTGATGGACCCCAAGGCCATGACCGAACTCATTCCCAACTGGAAAGAACTCGGCTGCCCCATCAACCAAGAAGTCACGGGCGACGATGTGTTGTTCCTCAGCGAAACAGGCACCAAGCGCACCCCCGATTGGCTGCTGCCACGCAACTTCCACAACGACGGCTGCTACGTGGTGTCACTCAGCAACGTGGTCAAGTGGATGGCAGCACACGCTGAATCGATTGGCGTGGAAATCTTCCCAGGCTTCACGGCGGCTGAAGTGCTTTACAACGATGACGGTTCCGTTAAAGGCGTGGCCACTGGCAACCTCGGCGTGGGCAAAGACGGTGAACCCACCGACAACTTCCAGCTCGGCATGGAGCTGCACGCCAAGTACACCATCTTCGCCGAAGGCGCACGTGGTCACTTGGGCAAACAAGTCATTGCCAAATACAACTTGGCCGAAGGCCGCGACCCACAAAGCTATGCCATCGGCATCAAAGAGCTTTGGGAAGTCGATCCATCCAAAGCCAAACCTGGTTTGGTGGTGCACACCTCTGGCTGGCCCATGCAAGACGACGCCTTTGGCGGCGGCTTTTTGTACCACCTCGAAGACAACAAAGTCACCCTCGGTTTTGTGCTCGGCCTCGATTACAAAAACCCATGGCTCAGCCCCTTTGAAGAAATGCAACGCTGGAAAACACACCCAGCCATTGCTGCTCACCTCGAAGGCGCTAAACGCATTGGCTACGGCGCACGCGCCATCAATAACGGCACGCCACAAGCTTTGCCCAAGACCGTGTTCCCAGGCGGCGCACTGATTGGTTGCGATGCAGGCTACTTGAATGCGGCCCGTATCAAAGGCAGCCACGCTGCCATCAAGAGCGGCATGTTGGCAGCTGACGCGGCTTATGAAGCTGTGTCAGCAGGACGCGCCAACGATGAACTGAGCGCCTACCCTGCCGCATTCGAAAAGAGCTGGCTGAGCAAAGAACTCAACCAATACCGCAACTTCAAACTGTGGTTCAAAAAAGGCATGTTGGTTGGCACGGTAATGACTGGCATTGAGCAATGGCTATTGCCCAAGCTCGGCATCAACACCCCACCTTGGACACTGCACGGCAACAAGCCCGACCATGTGAGCTTGGAGCCTGCCGCACAGCACGCTCAAATCAACTACCCCAAGCCCGACGGCAAGCTCACGTTTGATCGCTTGAGCAGCGTGTTCATCAGCAACACCAACCACGAAGAAAACCAACCTGCGCACTTGACGCTCAAAGACGCGTCGGTGCCCGTCAACATCAACCTCGCCACCTACGCTGGCCCAGAAAGCCGCTATTGCCCCGCTGGTGTGTACGAGTACGTGAAGAACGACGACAACACCGACCGCTTACAAATCAACGCGCAAAACTGCGTGCATTGCAAAACCTGCGACATCAAAGACCCCACACAAAACATCGTGTGGGTCACGCCTGAAGGCGGTGGCGGCCCTAACTACAGCGGCATGTAA